The genomic window ttcgtatttttttttaaactaactATAAATATTActcattttattaataatacaacttaattatttatttcatcataataaaatatatatttttcaaaatattataatctgataaaataattttgatcatgttaaactaattttaaatgaCTCAAAAAGGATTTACTCCTAGGAATGAACCGAAGAATTTTTCTAAAGTAAAGCAGTTCTAGGTTGATCATGATGCTTAGGACTAGATAACACGAATCGTCGTTCATTAGGTGGACTTTAATGCTACAATAGCCTAGATGTTACAGAAGAGTTTGTTAcggagaagaaaataagaatctcatattatttcttaataaatCTGGACTTGATTACAGACTCGTTTATATAAGGAACATTAATACCCGGTTCAATCCGGTTTACAGACTCAATCATGGTTTATTCTAAACCATACTCTAATAGCCTCCCTCAAGATGGCAAGTATATTCATTGGAGAGCCATCTTGCCAACAAGAGCCTTGAATTGAGTCGGAAATAAGGGCTTGGTAAAAACATCTGCAACCTGTTGATCAGTTTTAAGGTGCAAAGTCTTAATCAAACCACTCATAACCTTGTCTCTAAGGATGTGGCAATCAAGTTCCACATGTTTGGTTCTTTCGTGAAATACTGCATTATTTGCAATATGTATTGCTGCAGTTGAATCACAGAAGAAAGCAACGGACTTTAGCTGAGGTGCTTGAAACTCTCTGAGAAGATTAACAAGCCAAGCAACCTCACGAACTGCAAATTCCATTGCTCGATACTCAGACTCAGCTGAAGAATGAGATGCAGTCTGCTGCTTCTTTGACTTCCATGAGATCAAAGATGTGCCTAGAAACATACAGAAGCCAGAAGTGGAACGTCTTGTATCACGACATGAAGCCCAATCTGCATCAGTATATGCCTGTAATGTCATATCACAATCAGCTGAATAGAAGAGACCTGTTCCAACAGTCCCTTTAACATAGTGTAAAACCTTGTGAGCTGCCTTCATATGTGATTCTTTTGGAGCTGAAGTAAACTGACAAAGTCTATTCACTGCATATGTAATGTCAGGTCTAGTGATGGTAAGATACATCATTTTACCCACTAAGCGTCTGTAAGAAGCTGGATCTTCCATCGGAGGCTCATCTCCATCCGATATCAACTTTATACTTGGTTCCATAGGAATATTAGATGGCTTACAAGCCAATAAACCTGTTTCTTCAAGTAATCCCAACGCATACTTACGTTGACAAACTGAAATACCTGAAGCATTACGAGCTATCTCCAAGCCCAAAAAATACTTCAAAGTACCCAAATCTCTCAGTTTAAAAGCTCTTTCCAAGTCTGCTTTTAGTTCAACAACCTCTGCATCATCATTACTTGCGATGATAATATCATCAACATACACAAGTACTGCTATATATTTCCCATTCACATTTCTCACAAACAAAGTGTGATCAGCCTGTGATCTTTGGAATCCTAATAGCATTAAAGTGGTACTAAACTTCAGAAACCACTGTCTTGAAGCTTGTTTTAAACCATAGAGAGATTTTTGCAACTTACAGACTGCATTAGGTGGAAGAGTCTCGCCTTCTTTAGTTGTGTAACCCGGAGGAAGAGTCatataaatttcttcttcaaggtcGCCATATAAAAAGGCATTCGATATATCCAACTGATGCAAACTCCATTTCTTTGCTGCTGCAACAACCAACAATGTTTTGACAATAGTCATCTTTGCCATTGGGGAAAAAGTGTCAACAAAGTCAACACCCTCCTGCTGTGTGTAACCCTTGGCAACTAACCGTGCCTTGTAACGCTCTAAACTTCCATCTGCGTTTAACTTCACTTTATAAACCCATCTGCAGCCTATGGCATGTTTATCAGGTGGTAAAGAACATATCTTCCAAGTTGCTGTTCCTTCTAGAGCCTTCAATTCATCATTCATTGCCTTTAACCAATCATCAGATTTCCTGGCTTGAGTGAAAGAAGTAGGCTCTGCATATTTTGTTATAGAACAAATATATGCTCGGTGTGAATCAGCTAAACCATCATAGTtcaagaaatttgaaattggGTGCTCCACTCCATTAGTAGACAAATTACAATAATAGTCTTGGAGGTAAGCAGGAGTCTTACTTGTTCGGCCTTTACTTGTCTTATCCGTAGAAGAAACTGCAGGAATAGTACTGTCAACAATATCATTAGTATCCGTAGGAGATTCACTCACAACTACAGGATTGATATTAGATGGAGTGACAGAATCATTCACAACTGCAGGTGCTTCAGAAGTAGATGCTTCAGTAGAAGATGCATCAACATTAGATGTTTCAGTAGCAAAATAATCAGGAAGAACAGTAGATCCACTTTTAGCAAATGGAAAAATGTCTTCATGAAAAACAACATTGCGTGAGACGTATATGATATTGGTTTCCAAATCCAAAAGTCGATAACCCTTAACACCTGGTGGATAACCAAGAAACACACACGCCTTAGCTCTTGGTTGAAACTTATCTCGATTTTTGGTTGATGTAGAACTGTAACAAAGACAGCCAAACACACGAAGACCATTAAAATCAGGCATTTTGTTAGTAAGCACTTCAAAAGGAGATTTGTCATGAAGCAATGGTGTAGGCAATCGATTGATGAGAAAGACTGCAGTTAACACACACTCTCCCCAATATTCCACAGGCACTTGAGCTTGAAACATAAGAGAACGAGCAACATTCAATATGTGTTGATGTTTCCTTTCCACCACCGAGTTTTGTTCTGGTGTTTCTGGACAAGAGAAATAATGAATGATGCCCTTTTCTTTAAACAACTTCACAAACTTCAATTCTGGTGCATTGTCTGATCTAACACCTTTCACCTGACTCTTGTACTGAGTCTCTATCATTTTCAGAAAATCTGGGAAGATAGTCAACACTtcattcttgttcttcataaGATACAACCAAGTGACCCGTGTATGATCATCAACAATGGTTAGAAAATATCGAAAACCATCTGGAGTAGGAACATTGAATGGACCCCAGACGTCGATATGAACTAAATCAAAAGCTGAGTCGCAAACATGATTCTTGGAAACAAAGGGAAGACGCTTCTGTTTTGCAAGAGGACAAATGGTGCAATGAAAAGATCTTTCATTCCTTTGTTTAAATCCAAGTACATCAGTAACTATATCAGAAGTAGTTACAGATGGATGACCTAGTCTACTATGCCAAAGACTAGAATCAACAACAATGTTTGCATGAAAACTTATTTCCTTAGTAGGAAAATCCTTAATTCTCGGAACATCCAGGACGTATAGATTGTTGATCTGCTCACCTCTACCAATCATCAGCCCCTTGACATGATCCTGTATAAGGCAATAATCCTCATCAAATGTCACTCTATATCCCAGATCTTTAGTCAGCTGACTGACACTCAGAAGATTAAGGCGAAAATCCGGAATGTAAAGCACATTATTCAAGACGAGGAACTCATTCAGCTTCACTGTACCTATACATGTGATCTTAACTCCAAAACCAGTAGGTAAGGTAACTGAACTATTCATAGTTTCAGATAATCTCATAAGCAAATTCTTATCATGACAAACATGATGAGTTGCTCCACTGTCTATTATCCAAGTTTCCGAGGATAAAACATTAACAGTAGCTTTCAAAACACCAATAAAACCAAGAGTAGAGGAGGAGAAAGCAATACCAGGTAATGCGGTAATAGTAGCACCAGACGAGGAAGCAATAGAGGAATTCTGCATTTGAGAATTGAAGTATGCAACAACTCCATTAATTTGATCCTTGGTAAGAACCTTAGTCAGACCATTAATAAGATCATTTGTAGTACTATCTGTCAAAGCCATATGAGCAACAACAGGTTTAACTGTAGAAACTGATTTTTCCAAAGAAACACTCTTATCAGATTGGTTCTTATTCTTGTGTTTAAAACCAAGTGGATATCCATGAATCTTGTAACAACGATCAACAGTATGTCCTGTGTAACCACAATGAGAACATATGACTTTCTGTGGTTTCGCATTGTTGAATGTGGCATTCACAGAAGGTTGAACTTGTTCTGGCGCAGATACAATAAATGCAGCTGCATTAGAAGGAACCGGTGTGAAGCTGCGTTGACTGTGATCTTGATCCAACAAATTGTAAATCTCAGCTAAGGAAGGCACATGTTTCTTCATGATGATTTGGCTTCTAATGACGGCATATGATTCATTCAAGCCAGCCAAAAACTTTATCACACGAGCATGTTCAGCTTTCTTATCCATAGCTTTGCAACAATCACAACGTTTACACAAAGTCACACAATCAGAACCATCCAATTCATTCCAGAGAGTCCTCAATGTCGTATAGTAAGTAGTAAGATCCATAGTCCCTTGTTGAAGTGACCAAATCTGTTGAGTTAACGGATAAGATCTTGGAAGATTAGTAATGTGATAACGAGTTGAAAGATCATTCCATATCTCTGAGGCATCATCGAAACGAAGGATACTCTTATATATTGGTTTTGACACCGAATTCAAGAGCCAAGACTTAACCAAGCTGTTACATCGGGACCAAATTCGAAACATAGGATCTGATTCAGGAGGTCGAGGAACAGATCCATCAATGAAAACAAGCTTATTCTTCGCATCTAAAGCAATCTTGATCGAAATTTTCCAATCATCATAATTCGTTCCATCAAACACTTCAGAAGTAATAGAAGCTCCAGGATTATCACTATTCGTAAGATAATAGGGTGAATGTATACTATCATGAGATTCAGTTACCGGATTTCGAGTACGAGCTCGAGGTTCAGGTGAACCTTCAGGTGAAGAATCATCGCGATTTGCCGATCTACGAGCTGAAACAGGAACGCGAATCGTGCGACGAGTAGAGATTTTACGTCCAGGCGCCATTAGAGAAGCTCCAATTTCACGGCAAAGGAagaaatttttgttgaaatttttggTCGATACAACAGTTTCTCAGTGACGAGACTGAAGAAACTGAtcgaaatgaaaaagaaaagaagaaaacgaggTCAAGAATCGTATGAATGATTCACCATtcatgctctgataccatgttaCAGAAGAGTTTGttacggagaagaagataagaatctCATATTATTCCTTAATAAATCTGGACTTGATTACAGACTCGTTTATATAAGGAACATTAATACCCGGTTCAATCCGGTTTACAGACTCAATCATGGTTTATTCTAAACCATACTCTAATACTAGATCTAATTGATTTAGAATTTAGGAAATTTGTTGCCTCATAGATGTTGTTTAGGAGGATATAACTGAGGTAAGCGAAGCTGTCACAATgtgattatttgttttctttccaaGATATATAACTTGTCTTGGAAGCTCCCTctcattttttctctcttttttttaacaatgaaagaacaagaaagccATAACATCTAAAGAACCTTGATGGTCTTGTCCAAAAAACTAGGATCCTAAAGAACCTTGATGGTCTTGTCCAAAACATCAGGTAGAGCTAAAATGATAGCTTAGTTCAAGCTATAGGTTTGCGACGAATCTTGTTTCctttattaaaccaaaaaccaacGAACTTGAACACCGATAAAAGTATATTTCAAAGCAAGGCCAAACTAATCaactgaaaaacaaataaaacaaccAATTTAAACACACTTGGAGACAACAAATGAGATGAAGAGTTCGACTTGATTGGGTATACAGGAGCTACAGCGACTGCACATTTCCCGGTTGGTTCATGGAAGTTACGTTGAAGCCTAAGGTACCCGCCTTCTCCCCACTCTGGTCCCCAAGAATTACGAATAAGCCAGTAGTCTCCTTCATCTGATGATGTTCCATACCCCACAATTAGCACATTGTGATCTCCCCACAAATTACTACATGCTCCTTTATACACACCCtaaaaaacaacacaagagaaaccaaaaagaaacttgatcATCACAACTAAGTATTGGAGTCTTAAGAAAATCAACGGTGACAAAGTCATTTGTTATTACAGATTTGTAGTCGCTCATGTTTGCAGCTGATATCATAACACTAATAGGTTGATAAGCAACAGCTTTCTTCAAAGACATCTCATCGTTTACAGGAACAACCTCATGACCATTAATGGTAACAACCCGAGTGGTTTTCATCTGCAAGACGAAAACATAGATTAACAAATTGAAACCATTatcaaaactacaaaaaaaatgtcatttatgtttggttttacaAACCTCAATGGCCTTGCATGCGGCAGTATCTTCACCGGTATAACCATAAACTTCATCGGATACAATACCACCGTTCTCCTTAATGAACTCAAAGGCCCATACTGCTCCACCACCAGCACATCCAAAGTTGTCGTTCCCTCTATCGCAGTCAATGAGTTCTTGTTCCGATAAAGATACTAATTCTCCGGTTGTGATCTGGTTTATACCTTCCACCGCTCCAGTCGCGGCAAACGCCCAACAacttcctatatatataaaaaccacCAATCTCAACCACAAGCacaatcaaaaatcaaataatgcAGCAACGTGCTGTTGGCCCAGTGGTAAATCTCCTAGGTGGAGGTGCTGGGTTCGAGACACAGACATTTGGGTCTGAACTTccagatattaaaaaaaaaaaaatcaaataatgcTAAGGATATTGAAAATCATACCACACTCTCCTTGTCTTTTGACTCTTGGAACAACTGCTCCTCTCTCCCTCCAATCAACTTCATCAGGTAAAACATCTCCTTCTTTGTACTGATACCTCTCCGCTACATCTGATAGGCTTTTCTTTTCCATCTTCCCACCTAAGTAACTAGCTTGAAACTCATCAGCCGTTAGATCCGAAAACTTGTTCAACCCGCGTTCATAACTCCGGTTTGGATCTGAATTGTGTTCTTCGATGCGCTTCAAGTTGTCTTTGAAGATCTTGAACcgtctctccttctctccaaGACCGTTATAGTTCTTCCCATTCTCTACAAGCCATTGCTCGTACATTGTAAGCACCTCCCCTTCATTCCTCTGCGACTCTGTTGCTGTGACGACGCCGAGAGATATGGAAATTAGTAACACCGAGAGGGTCAAAAGAGCTAGAGTTCTAAAACTTATTGCCATTTCtccttctgttttttttttaacttgataTTTCTGCAACTCTTAAGTCAAAGTAtttgtagaaagaaaaattttgGTCGTCGAGGCTTGAGAGAAgtgggaaaacaaaaaacaaagtagaAATGGAGGAGGAGAGGGTTAGTTGGATAGATGTATTTTTCGTATGGGCACTAACTATTATGACAAGTTGGCCTAATAATGAATAATGACAATCATTATTTacgttttttagtttttttatttgtgacACGcattatttaaaatagttttggCTTGAAACTAACTTTTATGGTTTGGCAAAAGAATGAATTTGAACGAAAATGTCCTTTGTTTCGAATTTGGAcgaaacaaggaaaaaatgcgtaaaatttgtagttttcgccataagaaagagagatgggTGGGACATGTACATGTGTTGTGTCAgacaaataaatgaatatgCCATTATTTCAATATACGTTTTAACGTTCATCTTCTCATAATTACAAACTTTTTATCATAAACAGTCccaacataaattatataggTATATTTTTATAGCTCCATTGCAAAGCACTatttaaaaaagtattttttcataaaataaaatcacttTTAACTTGTAAGTCACATGGATTGGTAAAGTGGGAACTAACCTCATGTTTTGGCAAGAGTAATGAATTTGGACCAAAATACCATTCGTTcgaacaaaacaaatagagaTGATGCATGAAAATTGTGTTTGTCGATGCAAGAAGGAGAAACTAGATAGttatataacattttatgCATTTctatgttattttatttgaccatgtaataaaatagaaatgcATAAAAATTGTGTTTGATAATGTATTAAATCATACTAGGTAACATAGaattctttttattacatggtttatttgtttaaataattCATCTAATTAGATAACATAAAATGCTTTCCTATAAAtgctaaatatattttttattattttctataaatttatGTGTAAATGCCAAGTAAAGAGATGGAACAATTTTTGGTcatataatgatttttatttttatttagtttttcaaTTGTTACAAAACAATGTATCCCCATATAGATTCGAAATGtctaatttgaaaataaaaaacattcaaaatatctaaatttggtataaaaatgtaatgtttttttgacaatttacAAAGTTACAATTTTAACTGTTATGGTAAATATGGTaactttacatataaaaaactgttaaccaattttttttttacgattaataattacaatttttaactgtttaatttgattatagtctaattacaatttaaaaatggTACAGTTATAGTCCTAAATACGATTAcggtttgattttgatatgcCTAAGTAAATTAGAAATTTCAACAACTAGACATCTATTAAAATATGAGCAAACCACCATATCCTTCTAGGACATGAGCTAGCTGGGATAGAGTAAAGTTCAATTTTTGAGAGTGAAATGCAGAGATCTCTGACATCTTTAGTATAAgttgtgtttccttgttcaccattaaaacttttatttttattgtagtTATACCTTGATGATCTTGACGGTGGTCTTTTTGTATCACTGACTTAACCAACAAAGTCTCACAAGTTGATAATGACTCCATCGAGTGTTGGCTTGTGCAACACGACTTCAAAAGCTCTCGTCTAGTCTTTGTCGGCACATGAAAGTTTTAAAACTGTAAACTCTGCAACATGATTTCTTGCTGAGATTGTGGAGATCCCATGATCTAGTGAAGTGACCTCTTGATCCAGGAATGCAAAACATGTCATCTTTCTTGGACTAATGACACGGGAGGGGAAGGAGCAGGGGTTTGCGATGATGATCCACTTGAAATTTTTGCTTTGAGCGGATCTATAATGCTAAATTGAGATCCCAAGAACTTGACAACCACAACCAGCTCCACCCAAAGAAATGATGACCTTTGGGCAAAAAACGTTTTTGGGCTTTTTAGTATtataatttatctattttattatttgtaatatttttggcattttattataatcaaaacaaattatttttaaaattgtggGCTTTTTTCAgtctttttattaaaaaaaaaatggatctTTTTGTAAACAGAAAAAACACCAAGCTGCGTTTTGAATCGCCACAACAGAATCCATCCTAAGGATAATGGCATTAATACGTTGGtaacaattttggtttggCAATGAGGCATGAGGTCGCAAGCTGCGTCTTGGATCTCTGTCCGACGCAACCGAGTTTAAGTCATCTTGGAGACGCAGAACTCCATCGTCCTTTGAAGTAGCTACCCAGTCATGAGATGACCTGATCGTTCCCATTTCTTTCATCAACTCCGGAGGCAGCTTCTTTTTCAAGTTCGAGACGTCTCTGATATCCGCTCCACAAGGATCAGCGCAAAGAATGGAACTAGGAAAGGTTCGTTTCACTTAAGATGAAAAGCCATTAGAAAGAAGCGAAGAGGAACTTACCACTTAAGATGGCTTCAAGGGATGGTTGACAAGTTTAGActgtaaaattttgaaactaatttttaattacGGTAATacagaaactaaaattttggaaCGTACAGTTAGATTAGAGAATTAACGAAGTGAGATAATGATGTTAGTACTAGGTTTCTTTATCAGATTGTGTAGTTCAGCTGAAGCATAAGGCAGAGCTCACATTGcgaaatcaaaaccatataataaaaacatttggaTTTTCAAGGATTCTGATGTCTAAACGTCTTCAAGAAAACCTAGAGATTCTATGCCAAAATGGTCTATATTAACAAGcaaaatattaatcaaaaccaaaagatcaTTGTTCCAAATAAGAGATAAACTTTAAAGAAGAATGCAACAACAACTTAAAAGATTCAAGGCCAATTCATCAACACCAACATGTTTGTGTATTATAAGCATCAGTCAAAGGCCTCTTTAACGGTACTGCAGagacaagaaaacatatatcaaGAGTTTAACAATCATAATAATGAAAGGAGATACAAAATCAGTAACGAATTTTACCTTAATGAATCCGATCTCCTTGGCGTTACTGCGGAAACACTGTCTGCAGCAATTCAAACCATACTTCCTGATAAGCCCGTGTGAGTTCCCGCACACACGGCTACATACATACAACAATTTGCATAATACAAAATCAGAATCTTGATTTCCACGTATAACACAAACTTCATCTCATACATAACATAAGTCAATCTCAAATGGTGAAGACATAAGCTAAATATAACACAAACTTAATTTCAGACATAAGTCAATCTCAAATAGTGAAGACATAAGCTAAATATAACACAAACTTAATTTCAGACATAAGCCAATCTCAAGTGGTGAAGACATAAGCTAAGTACAACAATGTCAGACATAAGCTAATCACTATAATCAGTGACACAGATACAAGAATTTGCAAATTTAACACATAACTAATCTCATTCACATAGCTAATGTCACATTGTAAAGACATAAgccaaaaacaacaatctcaTACAAAAAATTTGAGTGCTTAAGGGCAAAAGTAGAGTGAGGAAGATGATTATACCATAAACGAGATCCAGGACCGTACTTCTTCGGATGAGAGTTCCAGACATTAGAGTGACCCATTTTGTCGATTTGCTCACAGAGGAATTACAAACGGCGACGAGAGACTcttcaaaaccctagaaatatTAGTCTCGTTGGAGGAGAAGATTAATTTTATCAACAGCGgatttattaaagaaaacaaaataatactaaCGGGCTAGGTTGTAGGCCCATTAATAGCCCAACATTGGCCTCCtattttttattccaaaataaGCAGATAAGACATGTGATTAAGTACTT from Arabidopsis thaliana chromosome 3, partial sequence includes these protein-coding regions:
- a CDS encoding Ribosomal protein S14p/S29e family protein (Ribosomal protein S14p/S29e family protein; FUNCTIONS IN: structural constituent of ribosome; INVOLVED IN: translation; LOCATED IN: cytosolic small ribosomal subunit, ribosome; EXPRESSED IN: cultured cell; CONTAINS InterPro DOMAIN/s: Ribosomal protein S14 (InterPro:IPR001209); BEST Arabidopsis thaliana protein match is: Ribosomal protein S14p/S29e family protein (TAIR:AT4G33865.1); Has 986 Blast hits to 986 proteins in 355 species: Archae - 225; Bacteria - 0; Metazoa - 331; Fungi - 136; Plants - 156; Viruses - 0; Other Eukaryotes - 138 (source: NCBI BLink).); translation: MGHSNVWNSHPKKYGPGSRLCRVCGNSHGLIRKYGLNCCRQCFRSNAKEIGFIKYR
- a CDS encoding Cysteine proteinases superfamily protein (Cysteine proteinases superfamily protein; FUNCTIONS IN: cysteine-type peptidase activity, cysteine-type endopeptidase activity; INVOLVED IN: proteolysis; LOCATED IN: anchored to membrane; EXPRESSED IN: 22 plant structures; EXPRESSED DURING: 13 growth stages; CONTAINS InterPro DOMAIN/s: Peptidase C1A, papain (InterPro:IPR013128), Proteinase inhibitor I29, cathepsin propeptide (InterPro:IPR013201), Peptidase C1A, papain C-terminal (InterPro:IPR000668), Peptidase, cysteine peptidase active site (InterPro:IPR000169); BEST Arabidopsis thaliana protein match is: Cysteine proteinases superfamily protein (TAIR:AT3G19400.1); Has 7750 Blast hits to 7646 proteins in 706 species: Archae - 41; Bacteria - 178; Metazoa - 3340; Fungi - 4; Plants - 1867; Viruses - 137; Other Eukaryotes - 2183 (source: NCBI BLink).); the protein is MAISFRTLALLTLSVLLISISLGVVTATESQRNEGEVLTMYEQWLVENGKNYNGLGEKERRFKIFKDNLKRIEEHNSDPNRSYERGLNKFSDLTADEFQASYLGGKMEKKSLSDVAERYQYKEGDVLPDEVDWRERGAVVPRVKRQGECGSCWAFAATGAVEGINQITTGELVSLSEQELIDCDRGNDNFGCAGGGAVWAFEFIKENGGIVSDEVYGYTGEDTAACKAIEMKTTRVVTINGHEVVPVNDEMSLKKAVAYQPISVMISAANMSDYKSGVYKGACSNLWGDHNVLIVGYGTSSDEGDYWLIRNSWGPEWGEGGYLRLQRNFHEPTGKCAVAVAPVYPIKSNSSSHLLSPSVFKLVVLFVFQLISLALL
- a CDS encoding uncharacterized protein (unknown protein; BEST Arabidopsis thaliana protein match is: Protein of unknown function (DUF295) (TAIR:AT5G53240.1); Has 56 Blast hits to 56 proteins in 2 species: Archae - 0; Bacteria - 0; Metazoa - 0; Fungi - 0; Plants - 56; Viruses - 0; Other Eukaryotes - 0 (source: NCBI BLink).) — translated: MKEMGTIRSSHDWVATSKDDGVLRLQDDLNSVASDRDPRRSLRPHASLPNQNCYQRINAIILRMDSVVAIQNAAWSSFLWVELVVVVKFLGSQFSIIDPLKAKISSGSSSQTPAPSPPVSLVQER